A genomic region of Methanosarcina thermophila TM-1 contains the following coding sequences:
- a CDS encoding SdpI family protein: MRKATAIVSGLILLSYIVSIYFYPHVSDPMATHWNFKGEVDGYMSRFWGVFFMPLLITGLAVLFLAIPRIDPMRENITKFRKYYDEFIIILVLFMLAVHLQMLLWNTGIQISPNEVIPIGIGLLFYYIGILMENAERNWFIGIRTPWTLSSDRVWRKTNRIGGKLFRIAGAVAVLGIFFHELAFFFILVPALFNAGFTAVYSYLEYQKELKETRSPIKT; encoded by the coding sequence ATGCGTAAAGCCACAGCTATAGTCTCAGGACTTATCCTCCTTTCTTATATAGTTTCAATTTATTTTTATCCGCATGTGTCTGACCCGATGGCAACCCACTGGAACTTCAAGGGAGAGGTCGATGGATATATGTCAAGATTCTGGGGAGTTTTCTTCATGCCTTTATTGATCACAGGGCTTGCAGTATTGTTCCTGGCAATTCCCAGAATCGATCCGATGAGAGAGAATATAACTAAATTCAGAAAGTATTATGACGAATTTATAATTATTTTGGTTCTCTTTATGCTTGCCGTCCATCTACAGATGCTGCTCTGGAATACAGGCATCCAGATTAGCCCGAATGAAGTAATTCCCATTGGAATAGGGCTTCTGTTTTACTACATAGGAATCCTTATGGAAAATGCGGAGAGAAACTGGTTCATCGGCATAAGGACTCCCTGGACTCTCAGCAGCGACAGGGTCTGGAGGAAGACTAACCGGATTGGAGGAAAGCTGTTCAGGATTGCAGGAGCAGTTGCTGTGCTGGGAATTTTTTTCCATGAGCTTGCATTCTTTTTCATTCTCGTGCCTGCACTCTTTAATGCGGGGTTCACGGCTGTTTATTCATACCTTGAATATCAAAAAGAACTGAAAGAGACGAGATCTCCGATTAAAACCTGA
- a CDS encoding NAD-dependent succinate-semialdehyde dehydrogenase yields MVLKSINPYTEEVNWEYDTFSFEECEAHIKKSRESFLEWSSLSVEERTKYLAKAAEVLRKNFDFYAEIITKEMGKPIKQSRAEVQKCAQVCDYYAENAVEFLKDELVDTGVEKSYVTFEPLGVIFGIMPWNFPFWQVFKFAISAMCAGNVCVLKHASNVPRSAIEVEKVFLKAGFPEYVFKTLLIDSKTAMDIIKEDMVDGISLTGGINTGSRIGELAGRFIKPIVMELGGSDPFIVLEDADIEKTAQVAAKSRFRNTGQGCNAAKRFIVLESIADDFTKAFEQEVNKLKVGDPMDEETDIGPVAKRELLEELEAFIEDAVKKGAKPFICGEDCEKGFFFKPTIIHAASPDMDVCNVEVFGPIAPIITVKDEEEAVKVANSTELGLGAQVWSRDLDRAEKLARRIKAGFAAVNGMVRSDPRLPFGGIKKSGVGRELSHYGLKQFTNIKAMVVNK; encoded by the coding sequence GTGGTACTAAAATCAATCAATCCATATACTGAAGAAGTAAATTGGGAATATGATACATTTTCATTTGAGGAATGTGAAGCCCATATTAAAAAATCACGGGAATCTTTCCTAGAGTGGAGTTCCCTGTCTGTTGAAGAGAGGACAAAGTATCTTGCAAAGGCTGCAGAAGTGCTCAGGAAAAATTTTGATTTTTATGCCGAGATTATTACAAAGGAAATGGGGAAGCCAATAAAGCAGTCGAGAGCCGAAGTTCAGAAATGTGCCCAGGTCTGTGATTATTATGCTGAAAATGCTGTAGAATTTTTGAAAGACGAACTCGTTGATACAGGGGTTGAAAAGAGTTATGTAACTTTTGAGCCTCTGGGAGTGATTTTCGGAATAATGCCCTGGAATTTTCCGTTCTGGCAGGTATTCAAATTTGCAATCTCCGCAATGTGCGCAGGGAATGTCTGTGTGCTTAAACATGCTTCAAACGTGCCAAGATCTGCTATAGAGGTCGAAAAAGTTTTCTTAAAGGCTGGATTTCCTGAGTATGTCTTTAAGACCCTGTTGATCGACTCCAAAACTGCAATGGATATTATTAAAGAGGATATGGTAGATGGGATTTCACTTACTGGCGGTATAAATACTGGTTCTAGAATTGGAGAACTGGCTGGAAGGTTCATCAAGCCAATTGTGATGGAACTTGGAGGTTCAGACCCATTTATAGTACTTGAGGATGCTGATATTGAAAAAACTGCTCAGGTTGCTGCAAAGTCTAGATTTCGTAATACAGGACAGGGCTGTAATGCTGCCAAGAGGTTTATTGTACTGGAAAGTATCGCTGACGATTTTACGAAGGCATTTGAACAGGAAGTAAATAAATTGAAAGTTGGAGACCCCATGGATGAAGAGACTGACATCGGTCCTGTTGCAAAGAGGGAACTTCTTGAAGAACTCGAAGCGTTTATTGAGGATGCGGTAAAAAAAGGAGCAAAACCCTTTATTTGTGGAGAAGATTGTGAAAAAGGCTTTTTCTTTAAACCAACCATTATACATGCAGCCAGTCCTGATATGGATGTGTGCAATGTGGAGGTCTTCGGACCTATTGCACCGATAATTACTGTGAAGGATGAGGAGGAAGCAGTAAAAGTTGCAAACTCCACCGAATTAGGGCTTGGAGCTCAAGTATGGTCAAGAGACCTCGATAGAGCTGAAAAACTGGCAAGAAGAATAAAAGCTGGATTTGCAGCAGTTAACGGAATGGTGAGATCTGATCCAAGGCTTCCTTTTGGCGGGATTAAAAAATCTGGTGTTGGTAGAGAACTCTCTCATTATGGGCTCAAACAGTTCACTAATATAAAGGCTATGGTGGTCAATAAGTGA
- a CDS encoding transcriptional regulator: MIIVADNEFTSEDNEFKMGEVEYEMVELLRKLNVSRPVALTLACLSKGEEISSQCIEMVSGLRQPEVSIAMRYLRENDWVDMREEKKNQGKGRPIKLYKLTVQMETIINAIEENIMAESKAVLQNIERLKSLS, from the coding sequence ATGATAATTGTGGCAGATAATGAGTTTACATCAGAGGACAATGAATTTAAGATGGGAGAGGTTGAATATGAGATGGTAGAGCTTTTAAGAAAGCTTAATGTCAGCAGACCAGTAGCTCTAACCCTCGCATGCCTTTCCAAAGGGGAGGAGATTTCTTCCCAGTGTATCGAGATGGTATCAGGTTTGAGGCAGCCAGAAGTTAGCATTGCAATGCGCTATCTTCGTGAAAATGACTGGGTAGATATGCGGGAAGAAAAGAAGAACCAGGGCAAAGGCAGACCTATCAAGTTGTATAAACTAACGGTCCAGATGGAAACGATTATCAACGCAATAGAAGAAAACATAATGGCTGAAAGTAAGGCAGTACTTCAGAATATAGAGCGCCTTAAGAGTCTTTCCTGA
- the hdrA gene encoding ferredoxin:CoB-CoM heterodisulfide reductase subunit HdrA: MNPCLDKTAVFICHCSGNISEHIEIDSIKKTLKAEGIPVFDYEYLCSREGQTLIKNKISEGKLDRVVIGSCTPSKHGTLFKKCIQEAGLNRAMLEIANLREHCAWVHPDKAEATEKALSLIRGKLKRLEKLEPLEEIKVDIVPQALVIGGGIAGITAALNLADNGISTYLVEKDSSIGGNMAKIGKVFSPDKLAEECAMCSLSPLMNEVVANPKITLLTLTEVEHLHGSAGNFTVRLRKKPRYVHDNCTGCGRCSRVCPVLVENEFNCGHMDKKAISLRFSQSVPKTYCIDPDHCLQLSGKTCGKCEEACKSGAIDFSQKEEIIELNVGAIIVATGFEEYDASQKPQYGYGIFKNVITQMELARMLGINGPTKGALLRPSDFSFYPDTVSSTGICGNESSSENSSDENSGTPKRIVMIQCVGSRDEKEGGNRYCSKYCCMAALKHSNLIMKKYPGTEITICYIDLRALGFYENYYRAVQDMGVRFVRGRPAEIVEKQDKSLVVKLEDTLSQQIKELPADLVVLSAAMVPSKRTRKIASVLNISQDESGFIKERHSKLRPVDSSLDGIFVCGTAQSPKDITDTISQAGLAAARGRAFIADSPKTLINEIPIINPLLCTQCKECLRCPFEAFYINESGKVTVDPLSCTGCGYCTGLCPSGAIQIAGFTKSQLKAEIEGVISQGDLLGFVNSGIASLTCDNIGNSALNYPSNVKLIKVPTNLVVDKELLLHAFKCGASAVLFIEDPPDSPRAEIIYPLTVRHFEKMKEEIGDSGKRIYFKKAYVPDTKGLAGTFTSLAREGEEMIQ, translated from the coding sequence ATGAACCCTTGTCTGGATAAAACTGCTGTATTTATCTGCCATTGCAGTGGGAATATTTCCGAACATATCGAAATTGATTCTATTAAGAAGACCCTTAAGGCAGAAGGGATTCCGGTCTTCGATTACGAGTATCTCTGTTCGAGAGAAGGACAGACCCTTATCAAAAATAAAATTTCTGAAGGGAAACTTGACCGGGTAGTAATTGGTTCGTGTACTCCTTCAAAACACGGTACACTGTTTAAAAAGTGCATTCAGGAGGCAGGTTTGAATCGTGCAATGCTCGAGATTGCAAACCTCAGGGAGCACTGTGCCTGGGTACATCCAGATAAAGCCGAGGCCACTGAAAAAGCTCTCTCACTTATTCGCGGGAAACTCAAACGCCTGGAAAAACTTGAGCCTCTTGAAGAAATAAAAGTAGATATCGTCCCGCAGGCTCTTGTCATCGGCGGAGGGATTGCAGGGATAACCGCAGCACTGAACCTCGCAGACAATGGAATTTCCACCTACCTTGTTGAGAAAGATTCCAGTATCGGTGGGAATATGGCAAAAATAGGCAAGGTCTTTTCTCCTGACAAGCTTGCAGAAGAGTGCGCAATGTGCTCCTTAAGCCCGTTGATGAATGAGGTAGTGGCTAATCCAAAAATAACTCTCCTGACCTTGACTGAAGTAGAACACTTACATGGAAGTGCTGGCAACTTTACAGTCAGGTTAAGGAAAAAACCCAGATATGTTCATGACAACTGTACGGGATGTGGACGGTGCAGTCGGGTGTGTCCTGTTCTGGTTGAAAATGAGTTCAACTGCGGGCATATGGACAAAAAAGCAATTTCCCTGCGTTTCTCACAATCCGTCCCAAAGACTTACTGCATAGACCCGGATCACTGTCTGCAGTTAAGTGGCAAAACGTGTGGAAAATGTGAGGAAGCCTGCAAATCCGGAGCAATTGACTTTTCGCAAAAGGAGGAGATTATTGAGCTCAATGTTGGTGCAATTATTGTTGCTACAGGATTTGAAGAGTATGACGCATCCCAGAAACCCCAGTACGGATATGGGATATTCAAAAACGTAATTACCCAGATGGAACTTGCCAGAATGCTTGGGATCAATGGTCCTACAAAAGGGGCACTGCTCAGACCTTCGGATTTCAGCTTTTACCCTGATACTGTCAGCTCAACAGGTATCTGTGGGAACGAAAGTTCATCTGAGAATTCTTCTGATGAGAATTCAGGAACTCCGAAAAGAATAGTTATGATCCAGTGCGTGGGCTCACGGGACGAAAAAGAAGGTGGCAACCGCTACTGCTCCAAATACTGCTGCATGGCAGCTCTGAAGCACTCCAACCTTATAATGAAAAAATACCCGGGTACTGAGATCACAATTTGCTATATTGATTTGAGGGCGCTTGGCTTTTACGAGAACTACTATAGGGCAGTTCAGGACATGGGTGTCAGATTTGTAAGGGGAAGACCAGCTGAAATTGTGGAAAAGCAGGATAAGAGCCTTGTAGTTAAACTTGAAGATACCTTATCCCAGCAAATAAAAGAACTCCCTGCCGACCTCGTTGTACTATCTGCAGCTATGGTTCCTTCTAAAAGAACCAGAAAAATTGCCAGTGTACTGAATATCAGCCAGGATGAAAGCGGTTTTATCAAGGAAAGGCATTCAAAACTGAGACCTGTAGACAGCTCACTTGATGGGATTTTTGTCTGCGGCACTGCTCAGAGCCCCAAGGATATTACAGATACGATTTCCCAGGCAGGGCTTGCGGCGGCAAGGGGAAGGGCATTTATTGCAGACAGTCCAAAAACTTTGATCAATGAAATTCCGATTATCAACCCGCTTCTATGTACTCAGTGTAAGGAATGCCTCAGATGCCCGTTCGAGGCTTTCTACATAAATGAGAGTGGAAAGGTTACTGTAGACCCGCTTTCCTGTACGGGATGCGGTTACTGTACAGGGCTCTGTCCGAGTGGAGCTATCCAGATTGCAGGTTTTACAAAAAGCCAGCTAAAAGCCGAAATTGAGGGTGTAATAAGTCAAGGAGACCTGCTAGGCTTTGTAAACAGCGGGATTGCATCCTTGACCTGTGACAATATCGGAAATAGTGCCCTGAACTATCCTTCAAATGTCAAGTTAATTAAGGTACCAACAAACCTTGTAGTTGACAAAGAACTGTTGCTTCATGCTTTCAAATGCGGGGCATCGGCTGTCCTGTTTATTGAGGATCCTCCAGACAGCCCGAGAGCCGAGATTATATATCCTTTAACTGTCCGCCATTTCGAGAAAATGAAAGAAGAAATTGGAGATTCAGGAAAGCGGATCTATTTCAAGAAAGCTTATGTTCCAGATACAAAGGGGTTAGCAGGCACTTTTACCAGCCTTGCCAGGGAAGGGGAGGAGATGATACAATGA
- the hdrC gene encoding ferredoxin:CoB-CoM heterodisulfide reductase subunit HdrC, with protein sequence MIQYVNEYDTPECNTLAETAKKSIRTPASLGLDRCIQCGACTASCPAARFTDYSPRQIVKKVLENDRSVLESEMIWSCFYCYSCNLRCPRNNSPVTIVQVLRQIAVNNGIGVEKLVYFLEIGEYLAENGASKVPGAGIKNMERDLGERWIRIKKNLESTRVELGLSSRDVRNTHGEVQAILEATGYFEREKWVKAKIQEKGSHQLLKNKCIKNENKSGDFGFESDREYPGQPAFTI encoded by the coding sequence ATGATTCAATATGTAAACGAGTATGATACACCGGAATGTAATACTCTTGCAGAAACCGCAAAGAAGAGCATCCGGACACCTGCCTCTCTGGGGCTTGACCGCTGTATACAATGCGGAGCCTGCACGGCTTCCTGTCCTGCAGCTCGCTTTACCGACTACAGTCCGCGTCAGATTGTGAAAAAGGTGCTGGAAAATGATCGGAGTGTGCTTGAGTCCGAAATGATCTGGTCCTGCTTCTATTGCTATTCCTGCAACCTGCGCTGTCCCAGAAATAACAGCCCTGTAACAATTGTGCAGGTGCTGAGGCAGATAGCTGTTAACAATGGTATAGGAGTTGAAAAGCTTGTTTATTTCCTTGAGATAGGAGAATATCTTGCAGAAAATGGAGCCAGCAAAGTACCAGGAGCCGGAATTAAGAATATGGAAAGAGACCTTGGGGAGCGCTGGATAAGGATTAAGAAAAATCTTGAATCAACCCGCGTTGAACTTGGGCTCAGTTCCAGGGATGTAAGGAATACCCATGGAGAAGTTCAGGCTATTCTTGAAGCTACAGGCTATTTTGAAAGGGAAAAATGGGTCAAAGCAAAAATACAGGAAAAAGGTTCGCATCAGCTCCTGAAGAATAAATGTATCAAAAATGAAAATAAAAGCGGAGACTTCGGCTTTGAAAGCGATAGAGAGTATCCCGGACAGCCAGCTTTTACTATTTAA
- the hdrB gene encoding ferredoxin:CoB-CoM heterodisulfide reductase subunit HdrB, protein MKAIESIPDSQLLLFKSCMVGQEYPGVETSTRYVFDRIGVDYCINDEQSCCTGIGHYTDIFEGLTTIAIAARNFAVARRCGYPNITCLCSTCYAINKEACEVLNTNTEVRERINAIFREQGLENLVYEKDDMNPRTNFYHAVEILLSKVNEIKKQKKFDFSGTKAAAHHACHYYKVKYLDVLGNPENPQLIDTIAAVCGADPVRWYEDRTLTCGMGFSQLHLNKDTSLQVTKTKLDSLQKAGVELMIHMCPNCHIQYDRYQPVIEEEFDVKYDMVHMNIAQFVALSMGADPYKVCGFQTHSVPLEEFLEIHGII, encoded by the coding sequence TTGAAAGCGATAGAGAGTATCCCGGACAGCCAGCTTTTACTATTTAAAAGCTGCATGGTCGGGCAGGAGTATCCAGGAGTGGAGACCTCAACCCGTTATGTGTTTGACAGGATTGGAGTAGATTACTGTATTAACGATGAGCAGTCCTGCTGCACAGGAATAGGACATTATACTGACATCTTTGAGGGACTGACAACAATAGCTATTGCAGCCCGAAACTTCGCAGTCGCAAGAAGATGCGGCTATCCCAATATAACTTGCCTCTGTTCAACCTGTTATGCCATAAACAAGGAGGCGTGTGAAGTTCTTAATACCAACACCGAAGTGCGGGAAAGAATTAACGCTATCTTCAGGGAACAGGGTCTTGAAAATCTTGTTTACGAAAAAGACGACATGAACCCGAGGACTAACTTCTACCATGCAGTAGAGATTCTCTTAAGCAAAGTCAACGAGATCAAGAAGCAGAAGAAATTCGATTTCTCAGGGACCAAAGCTGCAGCCCACCATGCTTGCCACTATTATAAAGTTAAGTATCTCGATGTCCTCGGAAATCCTGAAAATCCCCAGTTAATAGATACCATAGCTGCAGTCTGTGGAGCCGATCCTGTGCGCTGGTACGAAGACCGCACTCTTACTTGCGGGATGGGCTTTTCCCAACTCCACCTCAACAAAGACACCTCGCTTCAGGTGACAAAGACAAAACTCGATAGCCTACAGAAAGCAGGTGTGGAACTTATGATCCACATGTGCCCGAACTGCCATATCCAGTATGACCGCTACCAGCCTGTTATTGAGGAAGAGTTTGACGTAAAGTATGATATGGTTCACATGAATATTGCCCAGTTCGTAGCACTTTCTATGGGTGCTGACCCCTACAAAGTGTGCGGCTTCCAGACTCATTCCGTGCCTCTTGAGGAATTCCTGGAAATACACGGGATAATCTGA
- the hacA gene encoding homoaconitase large subunit has product MSEKIFSRAAGTEAKANDFVLADIDYAMAHDGTSILAVNAFKEMGMKEVWDSSRIVIPFDHIAPANNETSATLQKEIREWVKEQGIPNFYEIGEGICHQVLPENGFALPGKLVVGADSHSCTYGAFGAFATGVGATDMAEIFATGKLWFKVPESLRFTVEGRLGEGVYAKDLTLYLIGKTGIDGATYKAVEFYGSSISELSVSGRMTLCNMAIEMGAKTGIVPPDEKIFNFLNNRAVAPYEPVYADHDAVYAEELTYSADDIEPQVACPHQVDNVKPVGEVEGIHVDQVFIGTCTNGRLEDLEIAASILKGKKVAVRTVVIPASRTTLLAAIENGTMETLLKAGVTLATPGCGPCLGAHQGVLGEGEVCISTANRNFKGRMGKGGFIYLASPATAAASALSGEITDPRKI; this is encoded by the coding sequence ATTAGTGAGAAAATCTTCTCCCGGGCAGCGGGAACAGAGGCAAAGGCAAATGATTTTGTCCTGGCAGATATCGATTATGCGATGGCGCATGACGGCACCTCGATACTTGCAGTTAATGCTTTCAAGGAAATGGGGATGAAAGAGGTCTGGGACTCCTCAAGGATAGTAATTCCTTTCGACCACATTGCGCCTGCAAATAATGAAACGTCAGCGACACTACAAAAAGAGATCAGAGAATGGGTAAAGGAGCAGGGCATCCCGAACTTTTATGAGATTGGGGAAGGAATCTGCCATCAGGTACTTCCTGAAAACGGATTCGCACTGCCAGGAAAACTGGTTGTGGGAGCCGATTCGCATTCCTGCACCTATGGGGCTTTCGGGGCTTTTGCAACAGGCGTGGGAGCTACGGATATGGCTGAGATTTTCGCCACAGGCAAACTCTGGTTTAAAGTGCCTGAGAGCCTCAGGTTCACGGTTGAAGGAAGGCTTGGAGAAGGTGTTTATGCGAAAGACCTGACTCTTTATCTGATAGGGAAAACCGGAATTGACGGTGCCACGTATAAGGCTGTAGAGTTTTACGGATCATCTATTTCCGAACTATCGGTTTCAGGCAGGATGACGCTCTGCAACATGGCAATTGAAATGGGAGCAAAAACCGGGATTGTTCCGCCGGACGAGAAAATCTTCAATTTCCTGAATAATCGGGCAGTTGCTCCCTATGAGCCGGTTTATGCCGACCATGACGCAGTCTATGCAGAAGAATTAACTTACTCTGCTGATGATATCGAGCCTCAGGTCGCCTGCCCGCACCAGGTAGACAATGTAAAGCCTGTGGGAGAGGTCGAAGGTATCCATGTAGACCAGGTATTTATAGGGACATGCACAAACGGGAGGCTTGAGGATCTTGAGATTGCAGCCTCAATCCTTAAGGGGAAAAAGGTTGCGGTCAGGACCGTAGTAATTCCTGCATCCCGCACAACTCTCCTTGCGGCAATTGAAAACGGGACAATGGAAACTCTGCTCAAAGCAGGCGTCACTCTTGCGACACCAGGCTGCGGGCCCTGTCTTGGTGCTCATCAGGGAGTGCTCGGGGAAGGCGAGGTCTGTATTTCAACTGCAAACCGGAATTTCAAAGGCAGGATGGGAAAAGGCGGTTTTATCTACCTTGCGTCTCCTGCAACCGCAGCAGCTTCGGCACTATCAGGTGAAATCACAGACCCAAGAAAAATTTAA
- a CDS encoding 2-oxoacid:ferredoxin oxidoreductase subunit beta, producing the protein MPTFEDYEGQVPAWCPGCGNFQILSTIKHALVELGIEPCQVLVVSGIGQAGKLPHYIKCHTFNGLHGRTLPVATAAKLANHSLHVIAVAGDGDCYGEGGNHFLHAIRRNPNISLFVHNNQVYGLTKGQASPTTAEGTYTTIQPYGVLQEPMNPLAIAISQNCSFVARGFAGDQEFLKELMKAAITHRGFALLDILQPCVTFNKINTFKWYRDRIYRLGDDYDPSDRIKAFEKALEWGDKIPNGIFYKCKRDVFEDRVPAIQEKPLVRQKFSLEEAKREIERFY; encoded by the coding sequence ATGCCTACCTTTGAAGATTATGAAGGTCAGGTTCCAGCCTGGTGCCCCGGATGTGGGAATTTTCAAATTCTTTCGACTATCAAACATGCACTTGTAGAACTTGGAATTGAGCCCTGTCAGGTCCTTGTCGTTTCGGGGATAGGGCAGGCTGGAAAACTGCCCCATTATATTAAATGTCATACATTCAACGGGCTGCATGGAAGAACCCTGCCTGTAGCTACTGCTGCAAAACTTGCCAACCATTCCCTTCACGTGATTGCAGTTGCTGGAGATGGCGATTGTTATGGGGAGGGAGGAAACCATTTTCTTCATGCAATTCGACGGAACCCGAATATTTCGCTGTTCGTGCATAATAACCAGGTATATGGACTGACCAAGGGGCAGGCATCTCCCACTACAGCCGAGGGAACATACACAACAATTCAGCCTTACGGCGTACTCCAAGAGCCGATGAATCCGCTAGCCATAGCAATTTCTCAAAACTGCAGTTTTGTAGCCAGGGGTTTTGCAGGAGATCAGGAATTTCTTAAAGAACTTATGAAAGCTGCAATAACACACAGGGGCTTTGCTCTTCTTGACATTCTTCAACCCTGTGTTACCTTTAACAAGATAAATACCTTCAAGTGGTACCGGGATAGAATTTACAGGCTAGGAGACGACTATGACCCTTCGGACCGTATTAAAGCATTCGAAAAGGCTCTGGAGTGGGGAGATAAGATACCTAATGGGATTTTTTACAAATGCAAGAGAGACGTCTTTGAGGATAGAGTGCCGGCAATTCAGGAAAAGCCCCTTGTAAGACAGAAATTTTCCCTTGAAGAAGCAAAGCGCGAGATTGAGAGATTTTATTAA
- a CDS encoding 2-oxoacid:acceptor oxidoreductase subunit alpha — protein sequence MGVKFLEYTLRIGGEAGQGLQTIGGALAKVFSRIGYHVFSHQDYMSRIRGGHNFYQIRFSDHEISASREILDILLALDLNTIEIHRKSVKDGGFILYDSEIAKKKFEEPEFIDIPFRKIALDVGKQSVMANTVATGAVLGLLDLGLEALKQILRETFSRKGEEVVQNNIACAEAGYKYALTNCPRCEAFGIREPENKRLMLITGLQAIAIGAIMSGCKFYSAYPMSPSTGIMEYLASRAEEYNLVVEQAEDEIAAINMAIGASFAGVRAMTGTSGGGFALMVEGLALAGMTETPLVIAEMQRPGPATGLPTRTEQGDLLFVLHAGHGEFPRVIFEPGTPKQALYLTNRAFELAEKYQIPVFIQSDQYLAESEWTFDSLDSEKLIYNDYRMREEDLKGVKKYERYKYSSTGISLLAVPGEAGKHLVVADSDEHDEEGHIIEDSETRIKMVQKRLLNKLPLIKDEIEAPLLYGDPSPKIVLVGHGSTYGVIKEVVDTIPKEKKAAMLHFSQIFPLPKLDRFDYIELLKNADLTICIENNATGQFAKLIRAETGFEFSHQISKYDGRPFTIENLKEELHAYL from the coding sequence TTGGGGGTTAAGTTTCTGGAATATACGCTTCGGATAGGAGGAGAAGCCGGACAGGGGCTACAGACAATAGGAGGAGCTCTTGCAAAGGTCTTCTCGCGAATAGGATACCATGTGTTTTCACACCAGGACTACATGTCCAGGATACGAGGGGGGCATAATTTTTACCAGATCCGATTTTCCGACCATGAAATATCAGCTTCCAGAGAGATACTTGACATTCTTCTCGCTCTTGACCTGAACACTATTGAGATTCACAGAAAGAGTGTGAAAGACGGAGGATTTATTCTCTATGACTCCGAAATTGCTAAAAAGAAGTTTGAAGAGCCGGAATTCATAGATATTCCTTTCCGAAAGATAGCACTGGATGTCGGAAAACAAAGTGTTATGGCAAATACCGTAGCAACCGGGGCAGTTCTTGGGCTGCTTGATCTGGGGCTGGAGGCACTTAAACAGATCCTGAGAGAAACTTTCAGCAGAAAAGGAGAAGAAGTAGTCCAGAATAATATAGCCTGCGCAGAGGCAGGATACAAATATGCTCTTACAAACTGCCCCAGATGTGAAGCTTTCGGAATCCGTGAGCCTGAAAACAAAAGGCTCATGCTTATAACCGGACTGCAGGCAATCGCAATTGGAGCAATTATGTCAGGATGCAAGTTCTACTCAGCGTATCCTATGTCACCTTCAACAGGAATTATGGAGTACCTGGCTTCCAGAGCAGAGGAGTATAATCTTGTTGTTGAGCAGGCTGAAGACGAAATTGCAGCTATTAATATGGCAATAGGGGCTTCTTTTGCAGGTGTAAGGGCTATGACCGGGACGTCCGGAGGAGGATTCGCTCTCATGGTAGAGGGTCTTGCCCTTGCAGGAATGACCGAAACTCCTCTTGTGATTGCGGAAATGCAGCGCCCTGGACCGGCTACGGGTCTTCCCACACGCACCGAGCAGGGAGATTTGCTTTTTGTTCTTCACGCAGGTCATGGGGAATTTCCAAGAGTGATTTTTGAACCAGGAACTCCTAAACAGGCTCTTTACCTGACTAATAGGGCTTTTGAACTTGCTGAAAAGTACCAGATCCCTGTGTTCATCCAGTCTGATCAGTATCTTGCAGAATCCGAATGGACCTTTGATAGCCTAGATTCAGAAAAGCTGATCTATAACGATTACCGGATGAGGGAAGAGGATCTTAAAGGCGTTAAGAAGTATGAACGCTACAAGTATTCCAGTACAGGAATTTCCCTGCTTGCGGTTCCCGGAGAAGCAGGAAAGCACCTTGTCGTGGCAGATAGTGATGAGCATGATGAGGAAGGACACATTATAGAGGATTCCGAGACCCGCATTAAAATGGTTCAGAAAAGGCTTCTGAATAAACTGCCGCTTATAAAAGATGAAATCGAAGCTCCTCTTTTATATGGAGATCCCTCCCCAAAAATAGTGCTTGTAGGACACGGATCTACCTACGGAGTGATAAAAGAGGTAGTTGATACCATTCCCAAGGAAAAGAAAGCTGCAATGCTGCACTTCAGCCAGATCTTCCCTCTTCCCAAGCTGGATAGGTTCGATTATATTGAACTTCTTAAGAACGCAGACCTTACAATTTGCATAGAAAACAACGCCACCGGGCAGTTTGCAAAACTTATAAGGGCAGAAACCGGATTTGAATTCTCCCATCAGATCAGTAAATACGACGGGAGACCTTTTACAATTGAAAACCTGAAGGAGGAGTTGCATGCCTACCTTTGA